One window of Gloeothece citriformis PCC 7424 genomic DNA carries:
- a CDS encoding fructosamine kinase family protein, which translates to MWHQIAEDITRITGSKFEIEDRRSVSGGCINQGYSLTGNGNTYFVKINHASQITMFEAEALGLKQMLATQTIRVPQPICWGISERSSYLVLEWLEFGRGNSESWEKMGRQLAQMHQAGGSSQFGWERNNTIGSTPQINTWTENWADFFAEYRIGYQLKLARKRGGNFPDPSQVIPLVRDFLADRNPIPSLVHGDLWSGNAAVTTSGEPVILDPATYYGDPEVDLAMTELFGGFTGAFYRGYSQVLPLDSGYEKRKTLYNLYHILNHFNLFGGGYASQANRMLQQMLILNH; encoded by the coding sequence ATGTGGCATCAGATAGCAGAAGATATTACTCGAATTACCGGCAGTAAATTTGAGATTGAAGACCGTCGTTCTGTGAGTGGGGGATGTATCAATCAAGGATACTCCCTAACGGGCAACGGAAACACTTATTTTGTCAAAATTAATCATGCTTCTCAGATAACAATGTTTGAAGCAGAAGCTCTCGGTTTAAAACAAATGCTCGCTACCCAAACGATTCGCGTTCCTCAGCCTATTTGTTGGGGGATTAGCGAGCGATCGAGTTATTTAGTTTTAGAATGGTTAGAATTTGGACGGGGTAACAGTGAGTCTTGGGAAAAAATGGGGCGACAATTAGCCCAAATGCACCAAGCAGGAGGATCATCCCAGTTCGGTTGGGAACGCAATAATACCATTGGTTCAACGCCTCAAATTAATACTTGGACAGAAAATTGGGCTGATTTTTTTGCTGAATATCGTATTGGTTATCAGTTAAAATTAGCCCGAAAAAGAGGGGGAAATTTCCCCGATCCGAGTCAAGTTATTCCTCTAGTTAGAGATTTTTTAGCGGATAGAAATCCTATTCCTTCCCTCGTTCATGGGGATTTATGGTCAGGAAATGCGGCGGTAACAACGTCGGGAGAACCGGTTATTTTAGATCCGGCAACTTATTATGGTGATCCTGAAGTTGATTTAGCAATGACGGAATTATTTGGGGGTTTTACGGGGGCTTTTTATCGGGGTTATAGTCAGGTTTTACCGTTAGATTCTGGCTATGAAAAACGCAAAACTCTTTATAATCTTTATCACATTTTAAATCATTTTAATCTGTTTGGTGGGGGTTATGCTTCTCAAGCTAATCGAATGTTACAGCAGATGTTAATCCTTAATCATTAA
- a CDS encoding M16 family metallopeptidase, with protein sequence MTALLLKTPSLNEPKLVQLPNGLTIVAEQMPVDAVNLNVWLNVGSVRESDAINGMAHFLEHMIFKGTPQLQSGEFERLIEERGAITNAATSQEYTHYYITTAPKDFTQLAPLQFDVVLNPMIPDEAFERERLVVLEEIRRSEDNPRRRTFYRAMETCFETLPYRRPVLGPAQVIENLTPEQMRSFHRYWYQPHSMTATVVGNLPVEQMIDTVAEAFDRAYVPPVESLNFSEHSAPLTPERPFTSIIRREYEDESLHQARLVMAWRVPGLTHLDETYALDVLAVILGQGKVSRLFRDLREDRGLVSHISTSNMTQGVQGLFYISVQLPVANIPVVESAIIDHIRQIRQDSIKETELARIRTQVANRFIFSNERPSDRANLYGYYYSQLQNLDPALSYPQKIQSLDREDIQKAAQRYLSPEAYAIVIMKPTGQ encoded by the coding sequence ATGACTGCACTTCTGCTCAAAACTCCATCCCTAAATGAGCCAAAGTTGGTTCAATTGCCTAATGGATTAACGATCGTAGCTGAACAGATGCCGGTAGACGCGGTCAATTTAAATGTCTGGCTTAATGTCGGTTCAGTGCGAGAATCTGACGCAATTAACGGTATGGCTCATTTTTTAGAACATATGATTTTTAAGGGAACTCCTCAACTCCAAAGTGGGGAATTTGAGCGGTTAATTGAAGAAAGAGGGGCAATTACCAATGCAGCGACGAGCCAAGAATACACCCATTATTACATTACCACTGCTCCTAAAGATTTTACCCAACTCGCTCCTTTACAGTTTGATGTGGTTTTAAATCCGATGATTCCGGATGAGGCGTTTGAACGGGAAAGGTTAGTGGTATTAGAAGAAATTCGGCGCTCGGAAGATAATCCCCGGCGGCGGACGTTTTACCGAGCAATGGAAACTTGTTTTGAGACATTGCCCTATCGTCGTCCGGTTTTAGGCCCAGCTCAGGTGATTGAAAATTTAACCCCTGAACAGATGCGCTCGTTTCACCGCTATTGGTATCAACCTCATTCGATGACGGCCACTGTAGTCGGGAATTTGCCGGTTGAGCAAATGATCGATACTGTAGCAGAGGCGTTCGATCGTGCCTATGTTCCCCCGGTTGAGTCTTTAAACTTTTCTGAACATTCAGCCCCTTTAACCCCTGAACGTCCTTTTACGAGTATTATTCGCCGAGAATATGAGGATGAGAGTTTACATCAAGCTAGACTGGTGATGGCTTGGCGAGTTCCTGGTTTGACTCATCTCGATGAAACTTATGCTTTAGATGTGTTGGCGGTGATTTTGGGACAAGGAAAGGTCTCTCGTCTATTTCGAGATCTTCGGGAAGATAGAGGATTAGTGTCTCATATTAGCACTAGCAATATGACTCAAGGGGTACAAGGACTGTTTTATATCAGTGTTCAGTTGCCTGTGGCTAATATTCCTGTGGTTGAATCCGCTATTATCGACCATATCCGTCAAATTCGCCAAGACTCTATCAAAGAGACGGAATTAGCCCGGATTCGGACTCAAGTGGCTAATCGGTTTATTTTTAGTAATGAACGGCCTAGTGATCGCGCTAACCTTTACGGATATTATTACTCTCAGTTACAAAATTTAGACCCGGCTTTAAGTTATCCGCAAAAAATACAATCTCTCGACAGAGAAGATATTCAAAAGGCAGCCCAACGTTATCTCTCTCCGGAAGCTTATGCTATTGTAATCATGAAACCTACAGGTCAATAA
- a CDS encoding M16 family metallopeptidase gives MVQLKERRNVTQFPASVSKLNHGLTVIHQYIPATPVVVADIWVKAGASAEPPQWQGMAHFLEHMIFKGSRQIKPGMFDEAIENLGGVTNAATSHDYAHFFLTTATAYLSESLPYLAEILLQAAIPDQEFYRERDVVLEELRYSYDDPDWVGFQVLCESLYQYHPYGKSVLGDEEHLLSHTPNQMRCFHGTYYQPQNMTVVIVGGVKEDQALSLVEQSFSQFNVPSECPSSLIEAEPPLIETRRNLLYVPRLESSRLMMGWIGPGVDNLEDAVGLDLLSVLLGGGRCSRLVRELREDKQLVHHIDSSFSLQRDSSLFTINGIMGGENLERVENIICNRLHQLQTTPLTQEELVRCQRLLCHDYIFSTETPGQLAGLYGYYQTIADQAELSLFYPKIIQQLTPIDLQRLANQYLCPERYAITIMQPC, from the coding sequence TTGGTGCAACTAAAAGAACGTCGCAACGTAACCCAGTTTCCAGCAAGCGTATCGAAATTGAATCACGGACTAACTGTGATCCATCAATATATACCGGCGACCCCCGTAGTGGTAGCGGATATATGGGTAAAAGCAGGAGCAAGTGCTGAACCCCCCCAATGGCAGGGAATGGCACATTTTCTCGAACACATGATTTTTAAAGGCTCTAGGCAGATTAAACCCGGAATGTTCGATGAAGCGATCGAAAATTTAGGGGGAGTCACGAATGCAGCAACCAGTCATGATTATGCTCATTTTTTCCTTACCACTGCCACAGCCTATTTATCAGAAAGTTTACCCTATTTAGCAGAAATTCTCTTACAAGCCGCTATTCCGGATCAAGAGTTTTATCGAGAACGGGATGTCGTCCTAGAAGAATTGCGCTACAGTTATGATGATCCCGACTGGGTCGGATTTCAAGTCTTATGTGAAAGTCTTTATCAATATCATCCTTACGGCAAATCAGTTTTAGGAGATGAAGAACATTTACTGAGTCATACTCCTAATCAGATGAGATGTTTTCATGGCACTTACTATCAACCCCAAAATATGACCGTTGTGATAGTCGGAGGAGTAAAAGAAGACCAAGCTTTATCCCTTGTCGAGCAATCTTTTTCCCAGTTTAACGTTCCTTCGGAATGTCCTTCATCCCTGATAGAAGCAGAACCCCCCCTGATTGAAACCCGCCGCAATTTGTTATATGTTCCCCGATTAGAATCCTCTCGTTTGATGATGGGATGGATTGGCCCAGGAGTGGATAACCTAGAAGATGCAGTAGGATTAGACTTGTTATCTGTCCTTTTAGGAGGTGGGCGCTGCTCTCGGTTAGTAAGAGAATTACGGGAAGATAAACAATTAGTGCATCATATTGATAGTAGTTTTTCTTTACAACGAGATTCGAGTTTATTTACCATTAATGGGATTATGGGGGGCGAAAATTTAGAAAGAGTGGAAAACATTATTTGTAATCGCCTTCATCAATTACAAACCACTCCTTTAACTCAAGAGGAATTAGTCCGATGTCAACGATTATTATGTCATGATTACATCTTTTCCACCGAAACACCGGGACAATTAGCCGGTTTATATGGATATTATCAAACGATAGCGGATCAAGCGGAATTATCTTTATTTTATCCGAAAATTATTCAACAATTAACCCCAATAGATCTACAACGCCTAGCTAATCAATATTTATGCCCCGAACGTTATGCTATTACTATAATGCAACCTTGTTAA
- a CDS encoding M16 family metallopeptidase — translation MRVKENHQTVHRLILDNGIILLLVENPAADLIAGRIFLKNAGSRWENQDKAGLFHLLATVITKGTETLSSVEIAEKVESVGANLGADATSDYFVLSLKTVSSDFPVMLGLIEEIMRSPTFPESEVELEKHLTQQNIRSQQEQPFNVAFKQLREAMYEDHPYGYSILGTEETVTQLTRNDLQQCHQTFFRPDNFVISLSGRLTLEEGIKLVEQTFGHWEIPQSELPSPQVVSLNHNPTEKITYQDTQQSIIMLGYTAAPVKNADYSVLKLLSTYLGNGLSSRLFVELREKRGLAYDVSCFYPTRLETSQFVIYMGTAPHNTTIGIEGLRAEAERLCHTELTPEEVQAAKNKLLGQYALGKQTNSEIAHLYGWYETLGLGINFDIGFQEEIDRITPQMIQEVAQKYLMNPYLSLVGPASAIES, via the coding sequence ATGAGAGTTAAGGAAAATCATCAAACCGTTCATCGGCTCATCTTGGATAATGGAATCATTTTATTATTAGTAGAAAATCCGGCAGCCGATTTGATCGCCGGGCGAATCTTTTTAAAAAATGCCGGGTCTAGATGGGAAAATCAGGATAAAGCCGGATTATTTCATCTGTTAGCAACTGTGATTACTAAAGGAACAGAAACATTATCCTCTGTAGAAATTGCCGAAAAAGTTGAGTCTGTCGGGGCTAATTTGGGGGCTGATGCCACATCTGATTATTTTGTTTTGAGCTTAAAAACAGTCTCCTCGGATTTTCCGGTTATGTTGGGATTAATCGAAGAAATTATGCGATCGCCTACCTTTCCCGAATCAGAAGTAGAACTTGAAAAACATCTGACTCAACAAAATATTCGCTCTCAACAAGAACAGCCGTTTAATGTGGCATTTAAACAATTAAGAGAGGCAATGTATGAAGATCATCCCTATGGGTATTCAATTTTAGGCACAGAAGAAACCGTTACTCAATTAACCAGAAACGACTTACAACAGTGTCATCAAACCTTTTTCCGTCCCGATAATTTTGTCATTAGTCTTTCGGGACGATTAACGTTAGAAGAAGGGATTAAACTGGTTGAGCAAACCTTTGGACATTGGGAAATTCCTCAGAGTGAGTTACCCTCTCCTCAAGTCGTAAGTTTAAATCATAATCCGACTGAAAAAATCACCTATCAAGATACTCAACAGTCAATTATTATGTTGGGTTATACCGCCGCCCCAGTTAAAAATGCTGATTATTCTGTCTTAAAATTATTAAGCACCTATTTAGGAAATGGGTTATCGAGTCGTCTGTTTGTAGAATTACGAGAAAAACGGGGATTAGCTTATGATGTTTCTTGTTTTTATCCTACCCGATTAGAAACCTCTCAATTTGTCATTTATATGGGGACTGCTCCTCATAATACGACCATTGGAATTGAGGGATTAAGAGCAGAAGCCGAAAGATTATGTCACACCGAATTAACGCCCGAAGAAGTCCAAGCGGCTAAAAATAAATTACTGGGACAATATGCGTTAGGAAAACAAACTAATTCAGAAATTGCTCATTTATATGGATGGTATGAAACATTAGGATTAGGGATTAATTTTGATATTGGTTTTCAAGAGGAAATAGATAGGATTACCCCGCAAATGATTCAAGAAGTGGCTCAAAAATATTTGATGAATCCTTATTTGTCTTTAGTTGGCCCTGCATCAGCAATTGAAAGTTAA
- a CDS encoding SDR family oxidoreductase has translation MSTQKVLVTGATGRTGSIVVEKIRQYPQEFEVIGFARSETKVKDLFGSTDGFILGEITDKSSLEQGMQGCQALVILTSAIPKMKAAPAPGEQPEFEFEPGQTPEEIDWIGQKNQIDAAKEAGINHIVLVGSMGGENPNHPLNRMGNGNILIWKRKAEYYLIDSGIDYTIIHPGGLLDQPGGKRELLVGKNDSLSNNPPNGIPPLIPRADVAELVVQALREPNARNKAFDTISKPEDDSTAVITTDFKALFEQTTPGL, from the coding sequence ATGTCAACTCAAAAAGTTCTGGTAACAGGCGCAACCGGCAGAACAGGCTCAATTGTTGTCGAAAAAATACGGCAATATCCCCAAGAATTTGAAGTTATTGGATTTGCTCGTTCTGAAACTAAAGTTAAAGACTTGTTTGGTTCAACCGATGGGTTTATCTTGGGAGAGATTACAGATAAATCGAGTCTTGAACAAGGGATGCAAGGATGTCAAGCTCTCGTTATTCTGACCAGTGCTATTCCGAAAATGAAAGCCGCTCCTGCCCCCGGAGAACAGCCAGAATTTGAATTTGAACCCGGACAAACCCCAGAAGAAATAGACTGGATCGGACAAAAAAATCAGATTGATGCAGCCAAAGAAGCCGGGATAAATCATATAGTATTAGTGGGATCAATGGGAGGAGAAAATCCCAATCATCCCCTTAATCGCATGGGTAACGGTAACATTTTAATTTGGAAACGTAAAGCGGAATATTATTTAATCGATTCAGGCATAGATTATACGATTATTCATCCGGGTGGGTTATTAGATCAACCCGGAGGAAAACGAGAATTACTGGTCGGAAAAAATGATAGCTTATCAAATAATCCTCCTAATGGGATACCTCCCTTAATTCCTAGGGCAGATGTAGCGGAATTAGTCGTTCAAGCGTTAAGAGAACCGAACGCCAGAAATAAAGCTTTTGATACCATCTCAAAACCCGAAGATGATTCAACCGCAGTCATAACCACTGATTTTAAAGCTTTGTTTGAGCAAACAACCCCAGGACTTTAA
- a CDS encoding DUF6671 family protein, which yields MANVNEWFKNRVAVLATMHQKERAIAPVLESELGVKVQVPANFNTDFFGTFTREIKRLGTQIEAARLKAEKALEITGETLAIASEGSFFPHPAFPFVSCDREILLFLDKEHNLEIIGQEISPETNHSHKTIKTVQEALDFAQKVGFPEHGLVVMVSVKSTDHEEIFKGIDTEETLIEAVETALRKSPDGTIHLETDMRAMYNPTRMKVIEIATHNLIKKIHQQCPQCFCPGFDLVERQSGLPCGLCYAPTSLILLDIYQCQRCNYREEKRFPEGKETADPAQCIYCNP from the coding sequence ATGGCTAATGTTAATGAGTGGTTTAAAAATCGAGTTGCCGTTTTAGCAACAATGCACCAAAAAGAACGGGCGATCGCCCCAGTTTTGGAGTCTGAATTAGGGGTTAAAGTGCAAGTTCCGGCTAACTTTAATACAGACTTTTTTGGCACATTTACGCGAGAAATTAAACGCTTAGGAACTCAAATAGAAGCGGCTCGACTCAAAGCGGAAAAAGCTTTAGAAATAACCGGAGAAACTCTCGCCATTGCCAGTGAAGGAAGTTTTTTCCCTCATCCGGCTTTTCCTTTTGTATCTTGCGATCGGGAAATTCTTCTTTTTTTAGATAAAGAGCATAATTTAGAAATCATTGGTCAAGAAATTTCTCCTGAGACCAATCACAGTCATAAAACTATTAAAACCGTTCAAGAAGCCTTGGATTTTGCCCAAAAAGTAGGCTTTCCTGAGCATGGATTAGTGGTCATGGTGAGTGTTAAATCTACCGATCATGAGGAAATTTTTAAAGGAATAGATACCGAAGAAACATTAATAGAAGCAGTAGAAACAGCTTTAAGAAAGTCTCCTGATGGAACAATTCATCTAGAAACAGATATGCGGGCTATGTATAATCCTACTCGGATGAAAGTGATAGAAATAGCGACTCATAACTTAATTAAAAAAATTCATCAACAGTGTCCTCAATGTTTTTGTCCGGGTTTTGATCTCGTTGAACGTCAATCGGGGCTACCTTGTGGGTTGTGTTATGCCCCTACCTCGTTAATTTTACTTGATATCTATCAGTGTCAACGATGTAATTATAGAGAAGAAAAACGGTTTCCAGAGGGAAAAGAAACAGCCGATCCGGCTCAGTGTATCTATTGTAATCCCTAA
- a CDS encoding family 10 glycosylhydrolase: MKRHFLKQFWQSFRKFKFIYGFLASLLGILWLGNPIMAFSPPTPGEIRGVWITTNDTNTFIDQPKVKDSIAKLARLHFNTLYPVVWNSGYALYESGVAQRAGIQPFIPRGLQGQDTLKDIIDEAHQQGLQVMPWFEFGFMAPPSSELAMKHPRWLTQRRDGSNTTRSAAGEVVWLNPFHPEVQQFITNLVVEVATKYDIDGIQFDDHLCLPHELGYDPYTINLYKQETEQDPPADPKDPAWMRWRADKLTAFVTNLNLTLKSIKPKAIFSLSPNPYHVAYNSFLQDWVLWIRQNLIDELIVQVYRPDLSAFIRELTRPEMQEARQKIPTGVGILTGLRNRPIPIQFIEEKVLTARQYNFGVSFFFYDSLWNYAPEPPPERQSRFLSLFPSPINRPVREIPVAPIVAPIIEETANPSETEIILPPIYEGIPIPVYPAW; this comes from the coding sequence ATGAAAAGGCATTTTTTAAAGCAATTTTGGCAATCGTTCCGAAAATTTAAGTTTATATATGGGTTTCTAGCTTCATTATTAGGGATTCTCTGGCTAGGAAACCCGATTATGGCTTTTTCTCCCCCAACTCCCGGCGAAATTCGCGGAGTCTGGATCACAACCAATGATACTAATACATTTATCGATCAGCCTAAAGTAAAAGACTCGATCGCTAAACTGGCCAGGCTACATTTTAATACACTTTATCCTGTGGTTTGGAATTCTGGTTATGCTCTTTATGAAAGTGGGGTGGCTCAACGAGCAGGAATTCAGCCCTTTATTCCCAGAGGATTACAGGGACAAGATACTTTAAAAGATATCATTGACGAAGCTCATCAACAGGGATTGCAGGTGATGCCTTGGTTTGAGTTTGGGTTTATGGCCCCTCCTTCTTCGGAATTGGCGATGAAGCATCCTCGCTGGTTAACTCAAAGACGGGATGGAAGCAACACGACTCGAAGCGCAGCCGGGGAGGTAGTCTGGCTTAATCCTTTTCATCCAGAAGTCCAACAATTTATTACTAATTTAGTCGTAGAAGTAGCAACTAAATATGACATTGATGGGATTCAATTTGACGATCATCTTTGTTTACCCCATGAATTAGGTTACGATCCTTATACTATCAATTTATATAAGCAGGAAACTGAACAAGATCCCCCGGCAGACCCTAAAGATCCGGCATGGATGCGTTGGCGGGCAGATAAATTAACGGCTTTTGTCACTAACCTTAATTTAACTCTTAAAAGTATTAAACCAAAAGCGATTTTTTCCCTTTCTCCTAATCCTTATCATGTGGCTTATAATTCTTTTCTACAAGATTGGGTATTATGGATTAGACAAAATTTAATTGATGAGTTAATTGTACAAGTTTATCGTCCTGATTTATCAGCTTTTATCCGAGAATTAACTCGTCCAGAAATGCAAGAAGCCCGCCAAAAAATTCCGACAGGAGTGGGCATTCTTACGGGGTTACGAAATCGACCCATCCCGATACAATTTATTGAAGAAAAAGTTTTAACAGCGCGACAATATAATTTCGGGGTTTCGTTCTTTTTTTATGACAGTCTTTGGAATTATGCCCCTGAACCTCCCCCCGAAAGACAATCTAGATTTCTGTCTCTTTTTCCTTCTCCTATCAATCGTCCGGTTAGAGAAATTCCTGTCGCCCCAATAGTCGCCCCAATAATAGAAGAAACTGCTAATCCGAGTGAAACAGAAATTATCTTACCTCCCATTTATGAAGGGATTCCGATTCCCGTTTATCCGGCTTGGTAA
- a CDS encoding type IV pilin-like G/H family protein, translating into MGAVNRAQQAFRYEHGTFGTVCSNNLSTIGTWCNGSRGTLSVKLKPSQYYRYRDTTVPSSTSASYYADVPTSTPYDYELKDYSASVGLTSTGGFSGIICGAINPHPVGGMGLSTNGTTCGHNSEPVK; encoded by the coding sequence TTGGGTGCAGTCAACCGTGCCCAACAAGCTTTTCGCTATGAACATGGAACATTTGGAACGGTTTGTAGCAACAACCTCTCCACTATTGGAACTTGGTGTAATGGGAGCAGGGGGACATTATCCGTTAAACTTAAACCATCCCAATACTATAGATATAGAGACACTACTGTTCCCAGTAGCACATCTGCTTCTTACTATGCGGATGTTCCCACCTCCACACCCTACGATTATGAGCTTAAAGATTATTCTGCATCTGTGGGATTAACCAGTACGGGGGGATTTTCTGGGATTATTTGCGGAGCTATCAATCCTCATCCTGTTGGAGGCATGGGATTGTCAACCAATGGCACAACTTGTGGTCATAATAGTGAGCCTGTTAAATAA